The Cinclus cinclus chromosome 18, bCinCin1.1, whole genome shotgun sequence genome has a segment encoding these proteins:
- the GDF5 gene encoding growth/differentiation factor 5, whose translation MKILHFLTLLLWHLTWLSLDLVPGALSNSEAGQGNPGSKLGFLKAEGKERNPSTQAGTLRTASHGYRAGTLKARTKSSAVQAGALLAKNDDSKKVPSRTAATEGKVGHVPSRPSGVRTVTPKVQNLSSKVALKKTGTSSTDSDSFKTKKTKERVTQREAKETFRHPPITPHEYMLSLYRTLSDGERKGVNGSVKLEAGLANTITSFIDKGQDERASTIRKQKYIFDISALEKDGLLGAELRILRKKPSDTWKSHSSGKTSQVKLFSCSTNRQASTLLDSRTVSITDTPKWEVFDIWKLFRNFKNLVNLCFELETFDRGRAVDLRSVGFNRTGRQVNEKALFLVFGRTKKRDLFFNEIKARSGQDDKTVYEYLFNQRRKRRAPLATRQGKRPTKNLKVRCSRKALHVNFKDMGWDDWIIAPLEYEAYHCEGLCEFPLRSHLEPTNHAVIQTLMNSMDPESTPPTCCVPTQLSPISILFIDSANNVVYKQYEDMVVESCGCR comes from the exons ATGAAAATCCTTCATTTTCTCACTTTACTGCTTTGGCATTTGACTTGGTTGTCTCTGGATCTAGTTCCTGGAGCACTGAGTAATTCTGAAGCAGGCCAGGGTAATCCAGGATCTAAACTaggttttttaaaagcagaaggaaaggagaggaatcCTTCCACACAGGCAGGTACACTGAGGACTGCAAGCCATGGATACAGAGCTGGGACCTTAAAGGCCAGAACTAAAAGCAGTGCTGTTCaggctggagctctgctggCCAAGAACGATGACTCAAAGAAGGTACCCTCAAGAACAGCAGCCACAGAGGGCAAGGTAGGACATGTCCCCAGCAGACCTTCTGGAGTAAGGACAGTAACTCCAAAGGTTCAAAATCTTAGCAGCAAGGTGGCTTTGAAAAAAACTGGCACAAGCAGTACTGACAGTGAttctttcaaaaccaaaaagacTAAAGAGCGTGTAACCCAGAGGGAAGCTAAGGAAACTTTCCGACATCCCCCGATAACGCCACACGAATACATGCTCTCTTTGTACAGGACTCTCTCAGATGGAGAAAGAAAGGGTGTTAATGGAAGCGTAAAACTGGAGGCTGGACTTGCCAATACAATAACCAGCTTTATAGACAAAGGACAAG ATGAGCGAGCATCAActataagaaaacaaaaatatatttttgacaTCAGTGCATTAGAAAAAGATGgtttgctgggagcagagcttcGAATATTGAGAAAAAAACCTTCTGATACATGGAAGTCTCATTCTTCTGGAAAAACTTCCCAAGTGAAATTGTTTAGCTGCTCTACAAACAGACAAGCCTCAACACTCTTAGACTCTCGGACTGTCAGTATCACTGATACACCCAAGTGGGAAGTGTTTGACATCTGGAAACTTTtcagaaactttaaaaacttGGTTAACTTGTGTTTTGAACTGGAAACTTTTGACAGGGGGAGAGCTGTTGATCTCAGGAGTGTGGGATTTAATAGAACAGGAAGGCAGGTCAATGAAAAGGCTCTGTTCTTGGTGTTTGGGAGGACCAAAAAAAGAGACTTGTTCTTCAATGAAATCAAAGCTAGATCTGGCCAAGACGACAAAACTGTTTATGAGTACTTGTTCAACCAGAGGCGGAAGAGAAGAGCTCCTCTAGCAACACGGCAAGGGAAGAGGCCCACCAAGAATCTGAAGGTGAGGTGTAGCAGAAAAGCCCTCCACGTGAATTTTAAGGATATGGGCTGGGATGACTGGATAATAGCTCCTCTGGAATATGAGGCATATCACTGTGAAGGGCTCTGTGAATTCCCCCTCCGATCCCACCTGGAGCCCACCAACCACGCAGTTATCCAGACATTAATGAACTCGATGGACCCCGAATCCACCCCCCCAACTTGCTGTGTGCCAACCCAGCTGAGCCCCATCAGTATCCTTTTCATTGACTCTGCAAACAATGTGGTCTACAAGCAGTACGAGGACATGGTGGTGGAGTCGTGTGGTTGTAGGTAG